One part of the Sorangiineae bacterium MSr11954 genome encodes these proteins:
- a CDS encoding MerR family transcriptional regulator — MNHVAKSANAASAAGTTHVMGVSRAPVADASGQVNGQVHAQVQGPGAPRDYTIREVAAMTDVTVHTLRYYERIGLLAGVPRSASGHRRYGEDEVRWITFLRKIQRTGMPIRHMLEYARLMRRGDSTVGERRRLLEMHREEVETRLADLQANLEVIKCKIALYEEKERHTSTGVPFELAPTKH, encoded by the coding sequence ATGAACCACGTGGCAAAATCGGCAAATGCGGCGAGCGCGGCGGGCACGACCCATGTCATGGGCGTGTCGCGCGCGCCGGTCGCGGATGCCTCGGGCCAGGTGAATGGCCAGGTCCATGCGCAGGTGCAAGGACCTGGCGCGCCGCGCGATTACACCATTCGCGAGGTGGCTGCGATGACGGACGTGACCGTGCACACGCTCCGTTACTACGAACGCATCGGTCTGCTCGCTGGGGTGCCACGCTCGGCGAGCGGCCACCGCCGCTATGGCGAGGACGAGGTGCGGTGGATCACGTTTCTTCGGAAGATTCAGCGCACCGGGATGCCCATTCGCCACATGCTCGAGTACGCCCGGCTGATGCGCCGGGGGGATTCCACGGTGGGCGAGCGGCGCCGCCTGCTCGAGATGCACCGCGAGGAGGTGGAGACCCGCCTGGCCGATCTCCAGGCGAACCTGGAGGTCATCAAGTGCAAGATCGCGCTCTACGAAGAGAAAGAGCGTCACACGAGCACCGGCGTGCCGTTCGAGCTGGCGCCCACCAAGCACTGA
- a CDS encoding 3-isopropylmalate dehydrogenase (catalyzes the oxidation of 3-isopropylmalate to 3-carboxy-4-methyl-2-oxopentanoate in leucine biosynthesis) encodes MSDLIALLPGDGIGPEVILQARRVLELYRDQRRIDIELWELDLGAERYLRDKTTFPKEIADRIAGEARAVLLGALGDPRVPTLDYARDILFGLRFGLDLYANIRPVKALDDRLVPLKGRTAKDVDFVVFRENTEGIYVNVGGQFKRGTADEIAINEDVNTRKGVERLIVAGFEYARAHGKKTVHLADKSNAMQHAHELWNRCFFEVAKRYPEIAARHVYIDALCLYLVQDPSPFEVVVTNNLFGDIVTDLGGGLQGGLGMAASASLHASDPKRVGLFEPVHGSAPPLAGKDVANPFAAILTVGLLLTHLGHPQEQTRIEDIVARGIREGACTRDVGGNLGTRAAGDWFLTALQRELGY; translated from the coding sequence ATGTCCGACCTCATCGCGCTCCTCCCCGGAGATGGAATCGGCCCCGAAGTGATCCTCCAAGCGCGCCGCGTGCTGGAGCTCTACCGCGACCAGCGTCGTATCGACATCGAGCTATGGGAGCTCGATCTTGGCGCCGAGCGTTATCTTCGCGACAAGACCACGTTCCCCAAGGAAATCGCCGACCGAATCGCCGGTGAGGCGCGCGCCGTTCTTCTCGGCGCCCTGGGCGATCCGCGCGTTCCAACCTTGGATTACGCGCGCGATATCCTCTTCGGACTTCGCTTCGGCCTCGATCTATACGCCAACATTCGCCCCGTCAAAGCCCTGGATGACCGGCTGGTGCCGCTCAAAGGGCGGACCGCCAAAGACGTCGATTTCGTCGTCTTTCGTGAGAATACGGAGGGCATTTATGTGAACGTCGGCGGCCAATTCAAGCGCGGCACGGCCGACGAGATTGCCATCAACGAGGACGTGAACACCCGCAAGGGGGTCGAGCGGCTCATCGTGGCCGGCTTCGAGTATGCGCGTGCGCACGGCAAGAAGACGGTGCACCTCGCGGACAAGTCGAACGCGATGCAGCACGCGCACGAGCTCTGGAATCGATGCTTCTTCGAGGTCGCCAAGAGGTACCCGGAGATTGCGGCGCGTCACGTGTACATCGACGCGCTTTGTTTGTACTTGGTGCAGGATCCCTCGCCGTTCGAGGTGGTCGTGACGAACAACTTGTTCGGCGACATCGTGACCGATCTGGGCGGAGGCCTCCAAGGTGGGTTGGGGATGGCGGCCAGCGCGAGCTTGCACGCCTCCGATCCCAAGCGGGTAGGGCTCTTCGAGCCGGTTCACGGGTCCGCGCCCCCGCTGGCCGGCAAAGACGTGGCGAACCCGTTTGCGGCCATTCTCACCGTGGGGTTGCTCCTCACGCACCTCGGTCATCCGCAAGAACAGACGCGTATCGAAGACATCGTGGCGCGCGGCATTCGCGAAGGGGCGTGCACCCGCGACGTGGGTGGAAATCTCGGAACGCGCGCGGCCGGCGATTGGTTCCTCACCGCGCTTCAACGCGAGCTGGGCTACTAA
- a CDS encoding TetR/AcrR family transcriptional regulator: MDATVKRDAHWTQGAVENPPRAMIETSAKRLPKAQRRDQLLETAMRIVREEGTDALTLGYLAERAGVSKPIAYEHFKTRSGLLIELYKQIDDRQVEALQQALKRTRRRLEDVARVMSHAYMTCYATAGPECHAITAALNGDGEMEGVHQELLDKYVGLYCDALAPYADVPKEQLHLRCVGIVGAAEAISREMMQGRIDEATATAAMASLIVKWLAAKT; this comes from the coding sequence ATGGATGCTACTGTCAAGCGCGATGCACACTGGACCCAAGGAGCCGTGGAGAACCCGCCCCGAGCCATGATCGAGACCTCCGCCAAGCGATTGCCCAAGGCCCAGCGCCGCGATCAGCTGCTCGAGACCGCGATGCGCATCGTTCGAGAAGAAGGCACGGACGCGCTCACCCTCGGTTACCTGGCGGAGCGCGCCGGGGTGAGCAAACCCATCGCCTACGAGCACTTCAAGACGCGCTCGGGCCTGCTCATCGAGCTCTACAAGCAAATCGACGATCGGCAGGTGGAGGCGCTGCAGCAGGCGCTCAAGCGCACGCGGCGACGGCTCGAGGACGTGGCGCGGGTGATGAGCCACGCGTACATGACGTGCTACGCGACGGCCGGCCCCGAGTGCCATGCGATCACGGCAGCGCTCAACGGCGATGGCGAGATGGAGGGCGTCCACCAGGAGCTCCTCGACAAGTACGTCGGCCTGTACTGCGACGCGCTGGCGCCGTACGCGGACGTGCCGAAGGAGCAGCTGCACCTGCGCTGCGTCGGCATCGTCGGCGCCGCCGAGGCCATCTCGCGCGAAATGATGCAAGGACGCATCGACGAGGCCACCGCCACGGCGGCCATGGCCTCGTTGATCGTGAAGTGGCTGGCGGCGAAGACCTGA
- a CDS encoding S1 family peptidase — translation MASFLLGLTGCGVLFGKPASFVAAARVGNEEKKPPRFFAPPLAIATSEDAVVRVIGRHVTCSGTLVEDDLVLTAHHCVVERGKSGEFTHRALTGKDIRIELGGDYLAWGYVGVKHVVAPPCGESGGAGDVAVLVLERKLVGLGTMTARLDVPPKEGEPVDPVGFGRCALSPDGIHRSIRGGGHIAAVGPGTLSLEASICPGDSGGPLLARGSHQVVGVISQSAMDGDEQTRSASIATRIDRYRMVFSNARLIADGMSPSEVPPLTCERGP, via the coding sequence ATGGCCTCGTTTCTCCTCGGCCTCACGGGCTGCGGGGTCCTCTTTGGCAAACCTGCGTCCTTCGTGGCCGCTGCGCGCGTGGGCAACGAGGAAAAGAAGCCGCCGCGGTTCTTTGCGCCGCCGCTCGCCATCGCCACCTCGGAGGATGCCGTCGTTCGCGTGATCGGGCGCCATGTCACGTGCTCCGGCACCCTGGTCGAGGACGACCTGGTGCTCACCGCGCATCATTGTGTGGTGGAGCGCGGGAAGTCGGGCGAGTTCACGCATCGTGCGCTCACCGGCAAGGACATCCGCATCGAGCTTGGTGGTGACTACCTCGCGTGGGGCTATGTCGGCGTGAAGCACGTGGTGGCGCCGCCTTGTGGCGAGTCGGGCGGCGCGGGCGATGTGGCGGTGCTGGTGCTCGAGCGCAAGCTCGTCGGCCTGGGCACCATGACCGCGCGGCTCGATGTGCCGCCCAAAGAGGGCGAGCCGGTGGACCCCGTGGGGTTCGGACGATGCGCGCTGTCCCCGGACGGCATTCATCGGTCCATCCGCGGTGGCGGGCACATCGCCGCCGTCGGCCCCGGCACCCTCTCGCTCGAGGCTTCGATCTGCCCCGGCGACTCCGGCGGACCGCTGCTTGCACGGGGTAGCCATCAGGTCGTCGGCGTCATCAGCCAGAGCGCCATGGATGGCGATGAGCAAACGCGCAGTGCATCCATCGCCACCCGCATCGACCGCTACCGCATGGTCTTCTCCAACGCCCGGCTCATTGCCGACGGCATGTCCCCGAGCGAAGTCCCGCCGCTCACCTGCGAGCGCGGTCCCTAG
- a CDS encoding aldo/keto reductase, which yields MAKTRKLGAFDVSAVGLGCMGMSEFYGPSNGRDEAESIATIHRALELGVTLLDTADMYGPYTNEELVGRALRGRRHQAFLATKCGIVRSSEDKSVRGVNGSAEYIKKACEASLKRLQVDVIDLYQLHRVDPNTPIEESVSAMADLVKAGKVRGIGLSEVSAQTLRRAHQVHPIASVQSEYSLWTRDPDEDGVLATCKELGIGFLAYSPLGRGFLTGQYKRFEDFPEDDYRRNSPRFQGENFAKNLELVKKVEGIAKEKGCTASQLALAWTLSRGDHVVPIPGTKRRKYLEENVGALDVIITPEDAKAIEAVFPAGAAAGQRYPEAMMARLRG from the coding sequence ATGGCAAAGACGAGAAAGCTCGGGGCCTTCGATGTGTCGGCGGTGGGCCTTGGTTGCATGGGAATGAGCGAGTTCTACGGCCCGAGCAACGGGCGCGACGAGGCGGAGTCCATTGCGACCATTCATCGCGCGCTCGAACTCGGTGTCACATTGCTCGATACGGCGGATATGTATGGACCGTACACCAACGAAGAGCTGGTGGGACGGGCGCTTCGCGGACGGCGGCATCAGGCCTTTTTGGCTACCAAGTGCGGCATCGTGCGCAGCAGCGAGGACAAGAGCGTGCGCGGGGTGAACGGGAGCGCCGAGTACATCAAGAAGGCGTGCGAGGCGAGCTTGAAGCGGCTTCAGGTCGACGTCATCGATCTGTACCAACTTCACCGCGTCGACCCTAACACGCCCATCGAGGAGAGCGTGTCCGCGATGGCCGATCTGGTGAAGGCAGGCAAGGTGCGGGGCATCGGGCTCTCCGAGGTGAGCGCGCAAACGTTGCGACGTGCGCACCAGGTGCACCCCATCGCATCGGTGCAGAGCGAGTACTCGCTGTGGACGCGCGATCCCGACGAGGATGGGGTGCTCGCGACGTGCAAAGAGTTGGGCATCGGTTTTCTGGCCTACAGTCCCCTCGGGCGTGGGTTCCTCACGGGGCAGTACAAGCGCTTCGAGGACTTCCCGGAGGACGATTACCGGCGCAATAGCCCGCGGTTCCAGGGTGAGAACTTCGCGAAGAACCTGGAGCTGGTGAAGAAGGTCGAGGGCATCGCCAAAGAAAAAGGATGCACGGCCTCGCAGCTCGCCCTCGCATGGACGCTCTCGCGCGGAGACCATGTGGTACCCATCCCCGGCACCAAGCGACGCAAGTACCTCGAGGAGAACGTTGGCGCGCTCGACGTCATCATCACCCCGGAGGATGCAAAAGCCATCGAGGCGGTGTTTCCCGCCGGCGCCGCGGCTGGTCAGCGGTATCCTGAAGCCATGATGGCGAGGCTCCGCGGATAG
- a CDS encoding NAD(P)-dependent oxidoreductase, whose amino-acid sequence MSTSARAQNPVLIVGGSGVVGSLSAKILRQLHPDLPITLAGRDPNKAAAVAREVGGADGVAVDLGRADLGLPEGRAFSAIVMFTKDETLHAMRYAQAKGTPYLGLSSALFEMGPEVSAFVHAPKGAPILMDSSWLAGTAILPTLQFARAFRSIDAIAIGAVLDERDMGGPSAYADYDRIMRAARTAMILKNGKWIWAGDDGTRRFTRVDGTEVEGQAYHAMDTVGLAAATGAANVRLDIHLGESSSRGRGEPFSTEVIVEIEGRTNDGAAARVRHELVHPEGQAPMTAVGVAVGVERLLGLAGGDPVAPGLHLPETLIEPDYMVKRLKEFGARIGRA is encoded by the coding sequence ATGTCCACATCTGCGCGCGCGCAAAATCCGGTTCTCATCGTGGGAGGGTCCGGCGTCGTCGGCTCGCTCTCCGCGAAGATCCTTCGCCAGCTTCACCCGGATCTCCCCATCACCCTGGCCGGCCGCGATCCCAACAAGGCCGCGGCGGTCGCCCGCGAGGTGGGCGGCGCCGACGGGGTGGCGGTCGATTTGGGGCGGGCCGACTTGGGGCTCCCCGAGGGGCGCGCCTTCAGCGCCATCGTCATGTTCACCAAGGACGAGACGCTCCACGCCATGCGCTACGCGCAAGCGAAGGGCACGCCTTATCTGGGCCTCTCATCGGCGCTCTTCGAAATGGGGCCCGAGGTGAGCGCCTTCGTCCACGCGCCCAAGGGGGCGCCGATCCTCATGGACAGCAGCTGGCTGGCGGGGACGGCCATTTTGCCTACGCTCCAGTTTGCGCGTGCGTTTCGCAGCATCGACGCGATTGCCATCGGCGCGGTCCTCGATGAGCGCGACATGGGGGGCCCCTCGGCATATGCCGACTACGATCGCATCATGCGCGCGGCGCGCACCGCCATGATCCTCAAAAACGGAAAATGGATCTGGGCGGGCGACGATGGTACGCGCCGCTTTACGCGGGTAGACGGTACCGAGGTGGAAGGCCAGGCGTACCATGCGATGGATACCGTGGGCCTCGCGGCCGCTACGGGGGCGGCGAATGTCAGGCTCGATATTCATTTGGGCGAGTCGTCCAGCCGGGGGCGTGGCGAGCCTTTCTCGACGGAGGTCATCGTCGAGATCGAAGGGCGCACGAACGACGGAGCGGCGGCGCGTGTGCGGCACGAGCTCGTGCACCCCGAGGGGCAAGCGCCGATGACGGCGGTGGGGGTCGCCGTCGGCGTGGAGCGGTTGTTGGGGCTCGCCGGTGGCGATCCGGTGGCGCCGGGGCTGCATTTGCCCGAGACGTTGATTGAGCCGGACTACATGGTGAAGCGTTTGAAGGAGTTTGGTGCGCGCATTGGGCGTGCGTGA
- a CDS encoding Ig-like domain repeat protein: MLRWLFGIVVGLGLWLVAGTAGAVETCPYGIDGEITPGVDPKETGRINQGFSATKCSDSSVPAPQVVGGQYGYDVYEFTNNTSQTCISVTLTAKPTPTPKYLFAVGYTGSFNPSAVTNNFAGYPLQPVANGESQTFEIKVNPLTNFSVVVNEADDGRGGQYRLDVAGCGKPLQVSSVEPLYCPVAGGLDVRVRGQGFETISGGTKVSFGGAASLNTIVVSDTEIVAVCPPHEAGTVNVVVTNPNTANVAFPGFVYWDKQNSNVSLMTTTVSSPTTATDRSVYGEGITFRATVRPDQPRFPTKLVHIRDNGVDIPNGTIALDPANGAGNITVADLGVGPHNFSLHYDGDEFFNPGDSNVVPFTINKADTTTTVSATSPSAPGARVDFQVTVNPNAPGTGVPSGNVTLRDTTTGTDLGTGVLANGVVTITSTPLSAPPEAHLIVAVYAGDDRFNGSTTNPPWTQLVKPVKTTVVLTADPPTSTTFGTTVRFTATVTSVAGTPTGTVTFADSLSAPATVTIDLTGGTAVWTAQNLSVGTRSIVATYNAVSPHETGTATIPYTVNKAATQVDVVAAPASPSAPDTAVTFTATVSSAVTTPVVAGSVEFKLNGTLIASKELDGNRKASVTTPRLAAGTYTLVVDFKAKADSPFANSTRTITHVVGSTGGDAGADAGDGGKDGGTDSGTGRPDSGGGTNDGGRPNGGGTTEGGGCDCNTTGAPGSGVMALVAGLGFAMMLVRRRRRAS; this comes from the coding sequence ATGCTTAGGTGGTTATTTGGTATAGTGGTCGGTTTGGGTCTCTGGCTCGTTGCCGGGACCGCTGGGGCGGTGGAAACCTGCCCATATGGGATCGATGGTGAGATCACCCCCGGTGTGGATCCCAAGGAAACGGGTCGAATCAACCAGGGGTTTTCCGCGACGAAGTGCAGCGACTCGAGTGTTCCCGCACCGCAGGTCGTCGGGGGCCAGTACGGGTACGACGTGTACGAGTTCACGAACAACACGTCCCAGACGTGCATCAGCGTGACCCTCACGGCGAAGCCCACGCCCACGCCGAAATACTTGTTCGCCGTCGGCTACACGGGGAGCTTCAACCCGTCGGCCGTCACGAACAATTTTGCAGGGTATCCGCTCCAGCCGGTCGCGAATGGAGAGTCGCAAACCTTCGAGATCAAGGTGAACCCCCTCACGAACTTCTCCGTCGTGGTCAACGAGGCGGACGACGGTCGTGGCGGGCAATATCGCCTCGACGTCGCGGGCTGCGGCAAGCCGCTGCAGGTTAGCTCGGTCGAGCCGTTGTACTGCCCCGTGGCGGGTGGTCTGGACGTGCGCGTCCGCGGCCAGGGCTTCGAGACCATCAGCGGTGGCACCAAAGTGTCGTTCGGAGGCGCCGCGTCGCTCAACACCATCGTCGTGAGCGACACCGAAATCGTCGCCGTCTGCCCGCCCCACGAGGCGGGGACCGTCAATGTCGTGGTGACGAACCCCAACACGGCCAACGTCGCGTTCCCCGGCTTCGTCTATTGGGACAAGCAGAACTCGAACGTGAGCCTGATGACCACCACCGTCAGCTCGCCGACCACCGCGACCGACAGGTCCGTCTACGGTGAAGGCATCACCTTCCGCGCGACGGTGCGTCCGGACCAACCCCGCTTCCCCACGAAGTTGGTCCACATCCGCGACAACGGCGTCGACATCCCCAACGGGACGATCGCGCTCGATCCGGCCAATGGCGCGGGCAACATCACCGTGGCCGATCTCGGCGTGGGTCCGCACAACTTCTCGCTGCACTACGATGGCGATGAGTTCTTCAACCCGGGCGACTCCAATGTCGTGCCGTTCACGATCAACAAGGCCGACACGACGACGACCGTCAGCGCGACGAGCCCGTCGGCACCGGGCGCTCGGGTCGACTTCCAAGTGACCGTCAATCCGAACGCCCCTGGAACGGGCGTTCCGTCCGGGAACGTAACCCTTCGCGACACCACCACGGGGACGGACCTTGGAACAGGCGTCCTCGCAAATGGCGTGGTGACGATCACGTCGACGCCGCTCTCCGCGCCTCCTGAAGCGCATTTGATCGTTGCTGTGTATGCGGGTGACGATCGTTTCAACGGGAGCACGACGAACCCGCCGTGGACGCAGCTCGTCAAGCCGGTCAAAACCACGGTGGTACTCACCGCGGATCCTCCGACCTCGACCACCTTCGGTACCACCGTTCGCTTCACGGCGACCGTGACGAGCGTCGCCGGCACCCCCACGGGAACCGTGACCTTTGCGGATTCCCTATCGGCGCCGGCCACCGTCACCATTGACCTGACCGGCGGTACGGCCGTGTGGACTGCTCAAAATTTGTCCGTGGGCACGCGCTCGATCGTCGCGACATACAACGCCGTCAGCCCTCATGAGACGGGTACCGCTACCATCCCGTACACGGTCAATAAGGCAGCCACCCAGGTGGACGTGGTTGCGGCTCCGGCCAGCCCGTCCGCGCCCGACACGGCTGTCACGTTTACCGCAACGGTCTCGAGCGCCGTAACCACGCCCGTCGTCGCCGGTTCGGTCGAATTCAAACTGAACGGAACGTTGATCGCCTCCAAGGAGCTCGATGGCAACCGCAAGGCGTCGGTCACCACGCCACGACTGGCTGCAGGAACCTACACGCTCGTCGTAGATTTCAAGGCAAAGGCCGACTCGCCCTTCGCGAACAGCACACGCACGATCACGCACGTGGTCGGCTCCACCGGCGGCGACGCCGGCGCCGATGCGGGCGACGGTGGTAAGGACGGCGGTACCGACTCCGGCACCGGCCGCCCCGACTCCGGTGGCGGAACGAACGATGGCGGTCGCCCCAACGGCGGCGGCACCACCGAAGGCGGCGGTTGCGATTGCAACACCACTGGCGCTCCTGGCTCCGGCGTCATGGCACTCGTCGCGGGTCTCGGCTTCGCGATGATGCTCGTGCGTCGTCGCCGCCGCGCCTCGTGA
- a CDS encoding NAD(P)H-dependent oxidoreductase: MTSKGRRIVFVGGSPSPTSRSRFVATAVAKELESEGFAADHFSLHDFDAEDVFLARTSASKIVRYLDAVKEASAIVLSTPVYKATYAGALKAIVDLLPQDALVSRPALGIATTRLEAHGREVDGAYQSLFAFFRARSRSSLIVLDDELRIDGTSGTFTQAAEDRVRSAARSLLGDLHETAV; this comes from the coding sequence ATGACCAGCAAAGGCCGGCGAATCGTCTTCGTCGGTGGGAGCCCTTCACCCACGTCCCGTTCGCGTTTCGTGGCCACCGCGGTCGCGAAGGAGCTCGAGTCCGAGGGCTTCGCGGCGGACCATTTTTCCCTCCACGACTTCGACGCCGAGGACGTCTTCCTCGCGCGCACCAGCGCGTCCAAGATCGTGCGCTACCTCGACGCGGTGAAGGAAGCGTCGGCCATCGTGCTCTCGACCCCGGTCTACAAGGCCACCTACGCCGGCGCGCTCAAGGCCATCGTCGATCTGCTCCCGCAAGACGCCTTGGTCTCCCGGCCGGCGCTCGGCATCGCCACCACCCGTCTCGAGGCGCATGGACGCGAGGTCGATGGAGCCTACCAGTCCCTCTTCGCGTTCTTCCGCGCCCGCTCCCGGAGCTCGCTCATCGTGCTCGACGACGAGCTCCGCATCGACGGCACCTCCGGCACCTTTACGCAGGCGGCCGAGGATCGCGTGCGGAGCGCGGCGCGCAGCCTCCTCGGCGATTTGCACGAGACCGCCGTGTAG
- the glmS gene encoding glutamine--fructose-6-phosphate transaminase (isomerizing) — MCGIVAYVGERECAGILVDGLRKLEYRGYDSAGLALHTGRGVEIVRAVGKLVNLDNALAKTPLAGKTGIGHTRWATHGRPNEVNAHPHVAGKVAVVHNGIIENHGILRQELEAKKIRFSSDTDTEIVAHLIQEAMSEGAPSLEEAVRKALRRVKGAYAIAVVSGDAPDDIIVAKDSSPLVLGVGKGEMLAASDIPALLEHTREVIFLEDGEMALLRKTGPVISKIDGTPVTRAAKHIEWSASQAEKGGYKHFMLKEILEQPRAIEDTVRGRINVSEADVVPEEIGVTPALAKSITRVYFVACGTSAHAAMAGRYWVEQLARLPATVEIGSEVRYREPVFSPTDLVVAVSQSGETADTLAAVKAAKAQGAHVLAVANVLDSALPRAADGALYTHAGPEIGVASTKCFTTQLAALLMLAVYLGRRRGTLSQAEGHRVLGGLLKAAHDMRDVLEQKDKIQHIAKKYSRSRDMLFLGRGTGFPIALEGALKLKEISYIHAEGYAAGEMKHGPIALIDEEMPVVVLCPKDAHYEKTVSNLEEVRAREGIVIAVCTKGDTEIPRLVTPSISQIPVAGSRSQRQPFAISEPDVIEIPEVEPEVLPLLTVVPLQLLSYYIADFKGTDVDQPRNLAKTVTVE, encoded by the coding sequence ATGTGCGGAATCGTAGCGTACGTTGGCGAACGGGAGTGTGCAGGCATTCTGGTCGACGGTCTGCGGAAGCTCGAATACCGTGGCTACGACTCGGCGGGGCTCGCGCTCCACACGGGCCGCGGCGTGGAGATTGTTCGCGCCGTGGGCAAGTTGGTGAACCTCGATAACGCGCTGGCCAAAACGCCGCTCGCAGGAAAGACGGGCATCGGCCACACGCGCTGGGCAACGCACGGGCGGCCCAACGAGGTGAACGCGCACCCGCACGTCGCGGGCAAGGTGGCGGTGGTGCACAACGGCATCATCGAGAACCACGGGATCCTCCGGCAAGAGCTCGAGGCCAAAAAGATTCGCTTCAGCAGCGACACGGACACCGAGATCGTCGCGCACTTGATCCAAGAGGCCATGAGCGAAGGCGCGCCCTCGCTCGAGGAGGCGGTGCGAAAGGCGCTCCGGCGGGTCAAAGGCGCGTACGCCATCGCCGTGGTCAGCGGCGATGCGCCCGATGACATCATCGTCGCCAAGGACTCCTCGCCGCTGGTCCTCGGCGTGGGCAAGGGCGAGATGCTCGCCGCCAGCGACATCCCCGCGCTGCTCGAGCACACGCGCGAGGTGATCTTCCTCGAGGACGGCGAAATGGCCCTGCTCCGCAAGACGGGCCCCGTGATCTCGAAGATCGATGGCACCCCCGTCACGCGCGCGGCCAAGCACATCGAGTGGTCCGCCTCCCAGGCCGAAAAGGGCGGCTACAAGCACTTCATGCTCAAGGAGATCCTCGAGCAGCCCCGCGCCATCGAGGACACGGTGCGCGGCCGCATCAATGTGAGCGAGGCCGACGTGGTGCCCGAGGAGATCGGCGTCACCCCGGCCCTCGCCAAGAGCATCACCCGCGTGTACTTCGTGGCCTGCGGAACCAGCGCGCACGCCGCCATGGCGGGCCGCTACTGGGTCGAGCAGCTCGCCAGGCTCCCGGCCACCGTGGAGATCGGCAGCGAGGTCCGCTACCGCGAGCCGGTCTTTTCGCCGACCGATCTGGTGGTCGCCGTCAGCCAGAGCGGCGAGACCGCCGACACCTTGGCCGCCGTGAAGGCCGCCAAAGCACAAGGCGCGCACGTGCTCGCCGTCGCCAACGTGCTCGACAGCGCCCTGCCGCGCGCAGCGGACGGTGCGCTCTACACGCATGCCGGCCCCGAGATCGGCGTCGCCTCCACCAAGTGCTTCACCACCCAGCTGGCGGCCCTCCTCATGCTGGCCGTCTACCTCGGACGCCGGCGCGGCACCCTCTCGCAAGCCGAGGGGCATCGCGTGCTGGGCGGGCTGCTCAAGGCCGCCCACGACATGCGCGACGTCCTCGAGCAAAAGGACAAGATTCAGCACATCGCCAAGAAGTACTCGCGCTCGCGCGACATGCTCTTCTTGGGGCGCGGCACGGGCTTCCCCATCGCGCTGGAGGGCGCGCTCAAGCTCAAGGAAATCTCGTACATCCACGCCGAGGGTTACGCGGCGGGCGAGATGAAGCACGGTCCCATCGCGCTCATCGACGAAGAGATGCCGGTGGTGGTGCTGTGCCCCAAGGACGCGCACTACGAGAAGACCGTCTCCAACCTCGAAGAGGTGCGCGCCCGCGAGGGCATCGTGATCGCCGTCTGCACCAAGGGCGACACCGAGATCCCGCGCCTGGTCACGCCCAGCATCTCGCAAATCCCGGTCGCAGGGAGCCGCTCCCAGCGCCAGCCTTTCGCCATCTCGGAGCCGGACGTCATCGAGATCCCCGAGGTCGAGCCCGAGGTGTTGCCGCTGCTCACGGTGGTGCCGCTGCAGCTGCTGTCCTATTACATCGCGGACTTCAAGGGCACCGACGTCGACCAGCCGCGCAACCTGGCGAAGACCGTCACCGTCGAGTGA
- a CDS encoding flavin reductase family protein, translating to MVDAISSSAFRESLAHFASGVTIITMRAPEGPVGFTASAFTSVSLDPPLILVCVGKQASLHDRFLVHAHFGVSILAQEQAWIASQFSQKKVDRFRDVPLCEGPVAQVPLIEGALVHLECRCHERHPAGDHTIVLGRVLHTSSTHGRPLVHYKRSFGGFSGDKP from the coding sequence ATGGTGGATGCGATTTCGTCGTCGGCGTTTCGTGAGAGCCTTGCCCACTTTGCCAGCGGCGTGACCATCATCACCATGCGCGCACCCGAAGGTCCCGTGGGTTTCACGGCCTCGGCCTTCACATCGGTGTCGCTCGACCCTCCGCTGATCCTCGTCTGCGTGGGAAAGCAGGCGAGCTTGCATGATCGCTTCTTGGTGCACGCGCACTTCGGCGTGAGCATCCTCGCGCAGGAGCAAGCGTGGATCGCCTCGCAGTTCTCGCAGAAGAAGGTCGATCGCTTCCGCGACGTTCCCTTGTGCGAAGGCCCCGTCGCCCAGGTGCCCCTCATCGAGGGCGCGCTGGTGCACCTCGAGTGTCGATGCCACGAGCGGCATCCGGCAGGAGACCACACCATCGTGCTCGGGCGCGTGCTGCACACGTCGAGCACGCACGGGCGCCCGCTCGTTCACTACAAGCGAAGCTTCGGCGGCTTCAGCGGAGATAAACCATGA